Part of the Bacteroides sp. genome is shown below.
CCAAGCGAAGACCAGATCGTGGTGGGCAATCCCTCGGAGTATGGCCGTTTTTCCAAGGCCACCCTTACGGGCCGTATCCTGGATGGCAGCACCGGTGAGCCCTTGATGGGCGCTGTATTATATGAAACAGAAACAGGCGCAGGAGCTTCTTCCAATTTCGATGGGTATTTTAGGATGGAACTTCCGGTGGGCGACCTGAGGCTGCGCATCTCCTATGTGGGGTACGAGGACCGTTACCAGCAGATCAGGCTGATCAGCCCCGGCAACGTTGAATTTGACCTCTTCAGCAGCAGTACCCAGCTCGAAGCATTTACCATCACAGCACAGCGGGCCGAAGAGAACATTTCGCGCACCCAGATGAGTATGATCAACCTCGATGCACAAGCTATAAAAGAGTTGCCGGGCACCTTTGGTGAGCGCGATATTGTGCGCAGCATTACCCTGATGCCCGGCATACAGTCGGTCGGCGAGTTTGGCACCGGCTTCAACGTGCGCGGCGGAGGGGCTGACCAGAACCTGATACTGCTCGAAAATGTCCCCCTGTTTAATTCTTCTCACCTTTTCGGCCTAATCTCGGTGGTCAACCCCGACCTGGTTAACAGTCTAAGCCTGATCAAGGCAGGAACCCCGGCCCGCTTTGGGGAAAGGGCTTCCTCTGTCATGGATATTCGCCTGGGCAAAGGACTGGATAAGGAAAAAACCACCATCATGGGAGGGATAGGGCTTCTGAACAGCCGCCTGTTGTTTGAGACCCCCATCATCAAAGAAAAAATCACCTTCTCTTTTGGGGCCAGAACATCGTATTCCGACTGGTTCCTGCAGAAGATACCCAACGATGACCTGCTAAACAGTTCGGCTGGGTTCTTTGACCTGACCGGCACCCTGAATGCAGCCCTGGGACCCAAAAACCGCCTCACCCTTTTTGGCTATCACAGCGCCGACCGCTTTGGCTTCGGCGGCGATACCGACTACAACTACCAAAATACTTTGGCTTCCCTGAGGCTGAACAGTGCCATTAACGCCAGGCTCTCGTCCACCTTTATCCTGGGGATGAGCAACTATAATTATCTCATTGAAGAAACGCCCGACATCAACCCCTATATCCACCAGGGAGTCAATTCGTCCATAGACTATTATAACCTGAAGTGGTTCTTCTCGTGGCTGCCCGTTCCCGACCATAAGATCGAGTTCGGGATCAACGGCTTCCATTATGGCATTGAACCCGGCATCATGAAACCCATTGGTGATCAGTCGCTGATAGATCCCAAAACCATGGACCGCGAACAGGCCCTCGAACTGGCCGCTTTCATCAGCGATGAGATCGTGCTCACAGAGCGCATCAACCTGGAACTGGGGCTCCGCTTTACGCAATACCTTCAGCTTGGCCCCGGAAAATCTCATCTTTACGAAGAAAACATGCCCAGGCTGCCTGAAAACATCATCGACACCCTTTGGTACGATTCCAACGAAGTCATGGCCAGCTATAACGGCCTGGAGCCCCGCGCTGGTCTGCGATTTAATGTCGGAGAAACCTCCTCGGTGAAATTAAGTTTCTCCAGGATCAACCAGTACATTAATCTCATCTCAAACACCTCCGTAATGGCACCCGCTGACATCTGGAAACTCAGCGACCGCCACCTGAAGCCGCTGCGCAGTGATCAATATGCGGTGGGTTATTTCCGCAATTTCCTTGATAACAGCATTGAAACCTCCGTGGAAGCATATTTTAAACAGCTGCACAACGCCATTGAGTACAAAAGCGGGGCCGAGATTGCCCTGAACGATTACCTGGAAACCGATATTATCAATGCAGAGGGATATAACTACGGGCTGGAGTTTTATGTCAGGAAAAACGCCGGAAGGCTGACAGGCTGGACCAGCTACACCTGGTCGGCAAGCCGGGTAAGATCGGCCAGCCCCTATGCTGAAAGCCAGATCAACGGCAATGAATATTTCCCCTCAAACTTTGACCGTCCCCACAACCTGGTGATCAATGCCAACTATCATATCAGCCGCCGCTGGCGCCTTGCCGGGACCTTTACATACAACACCGGACGGCCCATCACGCTGCCTGAGCATACCTTCCTGCAGGGAAGCAACCAGTTGATTTATTATTCCGACCGCAACAAATACCGGCTGCCCGACTACCATCGCCTGGATATCAGCATCACCCTGGATGAAAACCTGAGGGTAAACCGCCGTGGAAAAGGAAGTTGGACCGTCTCGATCATGAACCTTTACGGCAGGAAGAACCCCTTTTCAGTCTTTTACAAAAAGCAGCCTACGGGACTTTATGAGCCACGTTCCTTCAAGCTTTACCAGCTTTACATCATTGGCCGCCCCCTGCCTACCCTAACCTATAATTTCTCGTTCTGACCATGAAAAAAATCAACATAGCCCTTTGGATACTATTGTCTGGCGTGCTTTTCTTTTCAGCCTGTCAGGAAGAATACCGTGCCACACTGGATAATACTGAACCCCTGCTGGTGGTGGAAGGCCTCATCACCGATCAGCCAGGACCACATACGGTTAAATTGACCAGGACCGTGAAGTTCCAGGAGGTCTTTGCCCCCGAAAAAGTCCTCGATGCCAGTGTAAAGATCACAGGCACAGATGGAACAGTGGTGTTCCTGCAAGAAAACCAGCCGGGCGTTTACCAGACACCCCCTGATTTCTCAGGCGTCATTGGCGAGAGCTATGTGTTGTATATCACAACCTCCCAGGGTGAAGAATACCAGTCGGCACCCCAGGAGATCATTCCCCCGCTTACCATCGATTCTGTTTTCGGCCAACTGGGGCAGGAAGTCTTTTACCACCACTCCAACATCTCCGACAATGTCTATATTTCTGCCATTGACGGCACCAATACCTTTCTTCAGACTTCGGGAGGGGTGGAACAAACAGCCCGCTACCGCTTTATTTCCGACTTATACCTTCAGTATATCATCGTTTATCAGTTTGGAATGGCGGCCGAAACCTATGACTATTGCTGGGTCAAACGCACCATCAACGAGCAGCTGGGCACCGACATCGGCAACCCCAACAGCCTGCCCCAGGCCACCGATAAGGTGGGGTTCGTGATCAGGAACCGCAACGACTTTGTTTATTACGGCATCAATGCCCAGCTCTATGACATGCACCGGGTGATGATTAATAAGATCTTCACCCTGAATGAAGACAGTTATTTGTTTCATAAGGCAAAAAATGAACAGCTGGGTGATGAAGGG
Proteins encoded:
- a CDS encoding TonB-dependent receptor yields the protein MIIYRNIFVLLFFVTITGFLSSPSFSQGTPLQTPEELTAAQAIHLLEQKHGTRIFFKEEWFGDVSYSGELLDLPLPDALTRLTRGHRLNLVTLDGMIFLVPDEGGQLELAPSEDQIVVGNPSEYGRFSKATLTGRILDGSTGEPLMGAVLYETETGAGASSNFDGYFRMELPVGDLRLRISYVGYEDRYQQIRLISPGNVEFDLFSSSTQLEAFTITAQRAEENISRTQMSMINLDAQAIKELPGTFGERDIVRSITLMPGIQSVGEFGTGFNVRGGGADQNLILLENVPLFNSSHLFGLISVVNPDLVNSLSLIKAGTPARFGERASSVMDIRLGKGLDKEKTTIMGGIGLLNSRLLFETPIIKEKITFSFGARTSYSDWFLQKIPNDDLLNSSAGFFDLTGTLNAALGPKNRLTLFGYHSADRFGFGGDTDYNYQNTLASLRLNSAINARLSSTFILGMSNYNYLIEETPDINPYIHQGVNSSIDYYNLKWFFSWLPVPDHKIEFGINGFHYGIEPGIMKPIGDQSLIDPKTMDREQALELAAFISDEIVLTERINLELGLRFTQYLQLGPGKSHLYEENMPRLPENIIDTLWYDSNEVMASYNGLEPRAGLRFNVGETSSVKLSFSRINQYINLISNTSVMAPADIWKLSDRHLKPLRSDQYAVGYFRNFLDNSIETSVEAYFKQLHNAIEYKSGAEIALNDYLETDIINAEGYNYGLEFYVRKNAGRLTGWTSYTWSASRVRSASPYAESQINGNEYFPSNFDRPHNLVINANYHISRRWRLAGTFTYNTGRPITLPEHTFLQGSNQLIYYSDRNKYRLPDYHRLDISITLDENLRVNRRGKGSWTVSIMNLYGRKNPFSVFYKKQPTGLYEPRSFKLYQLYIIGRPLPTLTYNFSF
- a CDS encoding DUF4249 domain-containing protein gives rise to the protein MKKINIALWILLSGVLFFSACQEEYRATLDNTEPLLVVEGLITDQPGPHTVKLTRTVKFQEVFAPEKVLDASVKITGTDGTVVFLQENQPGVYQTPPDFSGVIGESYVLYITTSQGEEYQSAPQEIIPPLTIDSVFGQLGQEVFYHHSNISDNVYISAIDGTNTFLQTSGGVEQTARYRFISDLYLQYIIVYQFGMAAETYDYCWVKRTINEQLGTDIGNPNSLPQATDKVGFVIRNRNDFVYYGINAQLYDMHRVMINKIFTLNEDSYLFHKAKNEQLGDEGRFFDPIASQLPGNIQCTSDSSQEVLGLFEASSEFVMTYKVIADFFENNVTIEFIGNLDTIPRSGCLYEQFPDHWLFP